A single Anatilimnocola floriformis DNA region contains:
- a CDS encoding peptidylprolyl isomerase, whose product MTGTEAQRRLVREARRQFFAVATSAGLFAAGLLNLSPAVAQTTRAVAPAARPQPAAAGQAPRGNAPVVQAQGVPLNQVTPRVTNAPAQTAAIKPNPTQLQVMAVVNGDQISQADLGRECLWRFGKEVLEGMINRQLIAEACSQKKITITAQDIEQEIERIAQKFGLPKDKWMQLLRDERGFSESQYKREVVWPMLALRRLSADKTQVTQEEMQKAYESEFGPKVRALLIVHSQKQMAERLLAEANANPATFRDLSKQYSDDPGVASAYGVIPPIRMHMGDANLERIAFSLKPNQVSPVIQVADKYYILKCEEQIEGRMLPADQMTAYQAKLQERLKEGKLRGVAANFFEEMNKSSQIVNYYSTTEELRKSLPPGTVATVNNRPITTQALTEECLSRYGQEVLEGEISRKVLSQELAKKKLEITQQDLDEEVARAAEMYGVTDKDGKPDVKRWLEQITEQEKAPKELYIRDAVWPSVALKKIVGNQVIITEEDLQKAYESNYGERVEVLAIVCGDQRQAQRVWDMARNNPKDSFFAELAEQYSVEPSSRSNGGKVPPIQRHSGSPEMEKEAFSLKAGQISGIVAVNGQFIIMRCLGRTTPVSVDQAVARKALHKDLEERKLRANMSREFDRLLQTSQIDNYIAGTSQSGKERANGKSPFTNGAVAPAGGASAPRTAGGVAPVSNNVPRSMGTMKK is encoded by the coding sequence ATGACAGGTACGGAAGCCCAACGCCGGCTGGTTCGCGAAGCACGCCGTCAATTTTTCGCCGTGGCGACATCGGCTGGCCTGTTCGCTGCTGGCCTGCTGAATCTCTCGCCCGCGGTTGCCCAAACCACTCGCGCAGTGGCCCCCGCCGCCCGCCCGCAACCGGCTGCTGCCGGTCAGGCCCCGCGCGGCAATGCTCCGGTCGTGCAAGCTCAAGGCGTGCCGCTCAATCAAGTCACGCCGCGCGTGACCAACGCTCCGGCGCAAACGGCCGCGATCAAGCCCAACCCCACGCAGCTGCAAGTGATGGCCGTCGTCAACGGCGATCAAATCAGCCAGGCCGATCTCGGCCGCGAATGCTTGTGGCGCTTCGGCAAGGAAGTGCTCGAAGGGATGATCAACCGCCAGTTGATCGCTGAGGCTTGCTCGCAGAAGAAGATCACGATCACCGCGCAAGACATCGAACAAGAGATCGAGCGAATCGCGCAGAAGTTCGGTTTGCCCAAGGACAAGTGGATGCAGTTGCTCCGCGACGAACGGGGCTTCAGCGAATCGCAATACAAGCGCGAAGTGGTGTGGCCGATGCTCGCTCTGCGTCGCTTGTCGGCTGACAAGACGCAGGTCACACAGGAAGAAATGCAAAAGGCGTATGAGTCGGAGTTCGGTCCCAAGGTGCGGGCCCTGCTCATCGTTCACAGCCAGAAGCAAATGGCTGAACGGTTGCTGGCCGAAGCGAATGCCAATCCGGCAACGTTCCGCGACTTGTCGAAGCAATACAGCGACGACCCGGGTGTGGCGTCGGCTTATGGCGTGATCCCGCCGATCCGGATGCACATGGGCGATGCGAATCTCGAACGGATCGCCTTCAGCTTGAAGCCCAATCAAGTCTCGCCGGTGATTCAGGTCGCCGACAAGTACTACATCCTGAAGTGCGAAGAACAGATCGAAGGTCGCATGTTGCCGGCCGATCAGATGACTGCCTACCAGGCCAAGCTGCAGGAACGTCTGAAGGAAGGAAAACTCCGCGGCGTGGCGGCGAATTTCTTCGAAGAAATGAACAAGAGTTCGCAGATCGTTAACTACTACTCGACGACCGAAGAACTGCGCAAGTCGCTGCCGCCGGGAACGGTCGCCACGGTGAATAACCGCCCGATCACCACGCAGGCTCTCACCGAAGAATGCCTCAGCCGTTACGGCCAGGAAGTGCTCGAAGGCGAAATCAGCCGCAAGGTTCTCTCGCAGGAATTGGCCAAGAAGAAGCTGGAAATCACCCAGCAAGATCTCGACGAAGAAGTGGCCCGCGCTGCCGAGATGTACGGCGTGACCGACAAGGACGGCAAGCCGGACGTTAAGCGTTGGCTCGAACAAATCACTGAACAAGAGAAGGCGCCGAAGGAACTTTATATTCGCGACGCCGTGTGGCCGTCGGTCGCGCTGAAGAAGATCGTCGGCAACCAGGTGATCATCACCGAAGAAGATCTGCAGAAGGCCTACGAATCGAATTACGGCGAACGAGTTGAAGTGCTGGCGATCGTCTGCGGCGATCAGCGGCAGGCTCAGCGCGTGTGGGACATGGCTCGCAACAATCCGAAGGATTCGTTCTTCGCCGAGTTGGCCGAGCAATACTCGGTCGAGCCCTCGTCGCGGAGCAACGGCGGCAAGGTTCCGCCGATCCAGCGGCACAGCGGGTCGCCCGAAATGGAAAAGGAAGCCTTCTCGCTGAAGGCCGGACAGATCTCCGGCATCGTGGCGGTCAACGGCCAGTTCATCATCATGCGTTGCCTCGGTCGCACGACGCCCGTCAGCGTCGATCAAGCCGTCGCTCGCAAGGCGTTGCACAAGGACCTCGAAGAGCGCAAGCTGCGAGCCAACATGAGCCGCGAGTTCGATCGCTTGTTGCAGACGTCGCAGATCGACAACTACATCGCCGGCACCTCGCAAAGTGGCAAGGAACGTGCGAACGGCAAGTCGCCGTTCACCAACGGTGCTGTTGCTCCGGCCGGTGGTGCTTCTGCCCCGCGAACCGCCGGTGGCGTGGCTCCGGTTTCGAACAACGTGCCGCGCTCGATGGGCACGATGAAGAAGTAA